In one window of Leptospira sp. GIMC2001 DNA:
- a CDS encoding FAS1-like dehydratase domain-containing protein — MAEQALSKDIVGKKLDRFDFTIERGKIKEFCLAIGEKNPIYFSVDEAKKAGYEDIPAPLTFPTVIQFWGYPKIWTDMADLGIDLARILHLKEEYTYHKVLYPGDVWAQSEVSDVKTGKMDMVSFRTTIHNSKNEPILSAEMAIVIRPQG, encoded by the coding sequence ATGGCTGAGCAAGCATTATCAAAAGATATCGTTGGAAAAAAATTAGATCGTTTCGATTTTACTATCGAACGTGGTAAAATAAAAGAATTCTGCCTTGCAATTGGAGAAAAAAATCCAATTTACTTTAGCGTAGATGAGGCGAAGAAAGCAGGTTACGAAGATATTCCAGCTCCTTTAACTTTCCCAACTGTAATTCAGTTCTGGGGATATCCGAAAATTTGGACAGATATGGCTGATTTAGGAATCGATCTTGCGCGTATTTTGCATCTAAAAGAAGAATATACTTATCATAAAGTTCTCTATCCTGGGGATGTTTGGGCTCAGTCCGAAGTGTCTGATGTAAAAACAGGAAAGATGGACATGGTCTCCTTTCGAACCACAATCCACAATTCCAAAAATGAACCGATCCTTAGTGCAGAAATGGCTATTGTGATCAGACCACAAGGATAA
- a CDS encoding alpha/beta hydrolase — MQGIENYQLTESSTQTSDGLRYHYRVYKPKSGKANKVLVIHHGFGEHGGRYDNIIGALDGSGFIIYVPDARGHGKSEGKRGHAPSFEVYAEDLDRLVDIAIQENSSGKIYLLGHSMGALVVVTYAKKPSRHEKLIALVSSAIPLRVKTDTAMEVKKFFSGFLSSLAPSLTLPAGLDVNLLSHDKSVVDAYVKDPLVHGDISTTIGSFMLGAEVNVLPGADSISVPTLIFHGEEDGIASKDGSELLFDKISSKDKTIKIFPGLYHETMNELPAKKEEVLKLVTDWLNKH; from the coding sequence ATGCAGGGAATTGAAAATTATCAACTTACTGAATCATCCACACAAACTTCAGACGGCCTACGTTACCACTATAGAGTATATAAGCCGAAATCTGGCAAGGCAAATAAAGTATTAGTAATTCATCATGGATTTGGTGAACACGGTGGAAGATACGACAACATCATAGGAGCTCTAGACGGTAGCGGATTTATCATTTACGTTCCTGATGCGCGAGGTCATGGTAAGTCGGAAGGCAAAAGAGGACATGCTCCGAGCTTTGAAGTCTATGCAGAAGATTTAGATCGATTGGTCGATATCGCAATTCAAGAGAATTCATCTGGTAAAATATATTTACTAGGACATTCAATGGGTGCATTAGTTGTTGTTACATATGCAAAAAAACCTTCAAGGCATGAAAAGTTGATCGCCCTTGTGAGTAGTGCTATTCCCCTTCGCGTGAAGACTGATACAGCTATGGAAGTTAAGAAATTTTTCTCTGGATTTCTATCTTCACTTGCTCCCTCCTTAACACTCCCTGCTGGATTGGATGTAAATTTATTGTCTCACGACAAATCAGTAGTAGACGCCTATGTAAAGGATCCCCTTGTTCATGGCGACATATCAACTACAATTGGTAGTTTTATGTTAGGTGCAGAAGTGAATGTTCTACCTGGTGCAGATTCAATTTCAGTCCCAACTTTGATTTTTCATGGTGAAGAGGACGGAATCGCATCCAAAGATGGTTCGGAATTGCTTTTTGACAAAATCAGTTCTAAAGATAAAACAATTAAAATTTTCCCGGGATTGTATCATGAGACAATGAATGAACTCCCAGCGAAGAAAGAAGAAGTATTAAAACTTGTGACCGATTGGTTGAATAAACATTAG
- a CDS encoding MBL fold metallo-hydrolase yields the protein MQSNFLFTILLIVMNFTVFNNCSAFGKDPFGAHQEKIQKSPNFDSTKEQFVNRRPNILDEMREKQNMLSLTWKFFFGGSDYKTPTEKLPEVKPDMVEFLKPSDGIKFIWFGHSSFLVNIDGKILLFDPVFSESAAPFSFIVKRFQDAVIKLEELPNIDYIIISHDHYDHLDMETIQFFAEKQTKFITPLGVTSHIKDWGIAEDRLMELDWWESLNIGGVEIVCTPAQHFSGRKCSNGNKTLWGSWVIIGKSERFYFSGDSGYDVHFKNIGDKYGPFEIAFIENGQYNELWREVHVLPEETGQAFLDLKGKRLVPVHWGMFDLSLHSWYEPIEELEKQAELKNINLLTPKFGQIVYTKRDNIFERWWKAFLSN from the coding sequence ATGCAAAGCAATTTTTTATTTACAATCCTTTTAATCGTTATGAATTTTACAGTTTTCAATAATTGTTCCGCATTTGGGAAGGATCCATTTGGTGCGCACCAAGAAAAAATCCAAAAATCACCAAACTTTGATTCGACGAAAGAGCAGTTTGTGAATCGTCGTCCTAATATTTTAGATGAGATGCGAGAGAAACAAAATATGCTTTCGCTAACTTGGAAATTTTTCTTTGGAGGAAGTGACTATAAAACTCCAACAGAAAAGTTACCCGAAGTAAAACCTGACATGGTGGAATTTCTAAAACCATCAGATGGAATCAAATTTATTTGGTTCGGACATTCATCATTTCTTGTGAATATTGATGGAAAAATATTATTATTCGATCCAGTATTTTCTGAGTCAGCAGCACCTTTTAGCTTTATTGTTAAGCGTTTTCAGGATGCTGTGATTAAATTAGAAGAGTTGCCAAATATTGATTATATAATCATTTCTCATGATCACTATGACCATCTTGATATGGAGACTATTCAATTTTTTGCAGAAAAACAAACCAAGTTTATCACTCCTTTAGGTGTTACTTCACATATCAAAGATTGGGGAATAGCAGAAGATCGACTCATGGAATTGGATTGGTGGGAGTCATTAAACATTGGCGGTGTTGAAATTGTTTGCACTCCAGCGCAACATTTTTCAGGTCGCAAATGTTCCAATGGAAACAAAACTCTATGGGGATCCTGGGTTATTATTGGGAAGTCAGAAAGATTTTATTTCAGCGGTGACTCAGGTTACGATGTCCATTTCAAAAATATAGGTGATAAATACGGACCCTTCGAGATCGCTTTTATAGAAAATGGGCAATACAATGAATTATGGCGCGAAGTGCATGTGTTACCTGAAGAAACGGGCCAGGCATTTTTGGATCTAAAAGGTAAGCGACTGGTTCCCGTTCATTGGGGGATGTTTGATCTATCCTTGCATAGTTGGTATGAACCAATCGAAGAATTAGAAAAGCAAGCAGAATTGAAAAACATCAATCTTCTCACTCCTAAATTCGGACAGATTGTCTATACAAAACGGGATAACATTTTTGAGAGATGGTGGAAAGCTTTCTTATCTAATTGA
- a CDS encoding sulfatase has translation MESMVGEKIYNNKQNSKNRIQLVLVLFFLVFHLDCIETSQDLEKIAVDLTRELANKKTEKFGQFPQDKFLLQSYWKKNPGRFSGLERKDRWWNSQITFNTDRELFVNESKDSILIPPTTSSNSKISKLKIEFPRGSYRLELNLGILSDRISSNPHIGGILTISTGKLLLREIKLDQNFHETWKKFSLDLITSKDIIFEWESTNSYLVLGKPLLYTKTKSRNPNVILIVIDSARKDFLPDYGFAHHITPNISAIAKESIVFENPFSNGNWTKPSMISFFHSEYASNLGINNLWFATLPENKKTFYKTGIPSISEVFRRNGYETKSIMNNVFFLDYTTVGVDLGFHDVYQVGKDIEDTPILTNAAIQFVRENKNKQYFLHFNLNTPHGGYAPPLEFMQELRNIISDNDLYKFEAPIRRYMGELVYTDSEIGRLMEELKNLGQYEETMIIITGDHGELFDPKHDRHSRYILQGLYGHGESHFDEEINVPYIIKLPKSMQKDWRSNSTSQRRIPGQSSLLSLTPTVLGLAKLDKEIYKYRGVDYSKCIIQNTECPKEDTIYTEGRMSESIRTEDYKYIRRYQGYTSIVNGESDERIIMPEEYYDLKADPKEYHNLAQYQYIQEDELTLDSHSKPKNPNESKIQIARKNLDTGNFLRKNRFHIHLPACTQSNNANCRYNLSAYIPGGIYKVESPSEFNVVGSSSKSLTISGNIENSSARIKIHTVNANASWSGQISRDGYSMNYLLGRWGLFSKDYRITGEPDFMISGSDPIGFENSKIPWVYNDARLSGESSSETDSAMADEVRKILESWGYIHE, from the coding sequence ATGGAAAGTATGGTCGGAGAAAAAATTTACAATAATAAGCAGAATTCAAAAAATCGAATCCAATTAGTACTCGTACTATTTTTCCTTGTCTTCCATCTAGATTGCATTGAGACTTCTCAAGATCTTGAGAAAATCGCAGTTGATTTAACTAGAGAGCTTGCAAACAAGAAGACCGAAAAATTTGGACAATTTCCCCAAGATAAATTTCTTTTACAGTCATATTGGAAAAAAAACCCGGGGAGATTTTCTGGACTCGAAAGAAAGGATAGATGGTGGAACTCACAAATCACCTTTAACACCGATCGCGAATTGTTCGTGAATGAATCCAAAGATTCAATTTTAATACCGCCTACCACATCATCAAATTCCAAAATATCGAAGTTAAAGATAGAATTCCCGAGAGGAAGCTACAGACTCGAACTAAACCTTGGAATTTTATCGGACAGAATTTCAAGTAACCCACACATTGGCGGAATCCTAACAATTTCGACTGGAAAACTTCTTCTAAGAGAAATAAAACTGGATCAAAACTTCCATGAAACTTGGAAAAAATTTTCCCTAGATCTAATTACTTCAAAGGATATAATTTTTGAATGGGAATCTACGAATAGCTACTTAGTTCTCGGCAAACCTTTATTGTATACAAAAACCAAATCTCGAAATCCAAATGTGATCCTCATCGTAATTGATTCAGCAAGAAAAGATTTCCTACCTGATTATGGCTTTGCTCATCACATAACACCGAATATCAGTGCAATTGCTAAAGAATCAATCGTATTTGAAAATCCTTTTTCTAATGGGAATTGGACAAAACCTTCGATGATATCTTTTTTTCATTCTGAATATGCATCAAACTTAGGAATTAATAATCTATGGTTTGCGACTCTTCCAGAAAACAAAAAGACATTCTATAAAACGGGAATCCCGAGCATCAGTGAAGTTTTTCGAAGAAATGGTTATGAAACTAAATCTATTATGAACAATGTGTTCTTTCTGGATTACACAACGGTGGGTGTTGATCTAGGATTTCACGATGTCTACCAAGTTGGCAAAGATATAGAAGACACTCCCATACTTACAAATGCAGCAATTCAGTTCGTTAGGGAAAATAAAAATAAACAGTACTTTTTACACTTTAATCTAAATACGCCCCATGGTGGTTACGCTCCGCCATTGGAATTTATGCAAGAACTACGAAATATAATCAGTGATAACGATCTCTACAAATTTGAAGCACCTATCAGACGCTATATGGGAGAGTTAGTATATACGGATTCAGAAATTGGACGGCTCATGGAAGAATTAAAAAATCTAGGCCAGTATGAGGAAACGATGATCATCATCACTGGTGATCATGGCGAACTCTTCGATCCAAAGCATGACAGGCATAGTCGGTATATCCTGCAAGGTCTGTATGGTCACGGTGAATCCCATTTCGACGAAGAGATAAATGTTCCTTACATTATAAAACTTCCTAAGTCGATGCAAAAGGACTGGCGATCAAACTCGACTAGTCAGAGGAGAATTCCAGGACAATCTTCCTTACTCTCGCTAACTCCAACAGTTCTCGGACTTGCTAAATTAGATAAAGAAATATACAAATATCGTGGAGTTGACTATTCCAAATGTATAATACAAAATACAGAATGTCCGAAAGAAGATACAATCTATACGGAAGGTAGAATGTCAGAATCTATTCGAACAGAGGATTACAAATACATTCGTCGCTATCAGGGCTATACAAGTATCGTTAATGGTGAATCAGATGAAAGAATCATAATGCCGGAAGAATATTATGACCTCAAAGCTGATCCAAAAGAATATCATAATCTAGCTCAATATCAGTATATTCAAGAAGATGAATTGACATTGGACAGTCATTCAAAGCCAAAAAATCCGAATGAATCAAAAATACAAATTGCACGAAAAAATCTTGATACAGGTAATTTTCTGCGAAAAAATAGATTCCATATTCATTTACCAGCCTGCACGCAATCTAACAATGCAAATTGCAGATACAATTTATCTGCATATATTCCTGGAGGAATCTACAAAGTGGAAAGTCCGTCGGAGTTCAACGTAGTTGGATCAAGTTCGAAATCATTAACGATTTCCGGGAATATTGAAAACTCATCAGCCCGTATCAAAATTCATACTGTAAACGCAAATGCAAGTTGGTCTGGACAAATCTCACGTGATGGATATTCAATGAATTATCTTCTCGGTAGATGGGGATTGTTTTCTAAAGATTATCGAATCACTGGCGAACCTGATTTTATGATATCTGGGAGTGATCCGATTGGGTTTGAAAATTCCAAAATACCTTGGGTCTATAACGATGCAAGATTGTCGGGTGAAAGCAGCTCTGAAACAGATTCAGCTATGGCTGACGAAGTTCGAAAGATCTTGGAATCATGGGGCTATATTCACGAATGA
- a CDS encoding lipase secretion chaperone, which yields MEKKVILGIVILAILGLGIYIFIDQTSSSKSSSSYQENSEQTGYSITKSDDNLYPLGQGSNIWDEALSPFQGEDKKSYLEIVSDLKSGKINFVWEVWALRSNCPKDYTPSQCDGTILAYIEANYESPDREKIKDLYLSYFKYESDIRQMQTPEGISFEDRYELIKDKRRKMLGDEKSELIFGMEEAQVNFMEGAQNFIQSSKNMRPDERVKKYEELRKKTYGSYYDNVMNREDKFNHYETEILLRENELKGLSAEEKEKKLNTLEIKYFGKEKAALISKARSDQQKEEKILADLSKQEAELLNKYPNMSDKERDSKIQELRVKALGSEEAEAYTRRLKFEKETEGNL from the coding sequence ATGGAAAAAAAAGTCATCCTCGGAATTGTAATCCTAGCTATTTTAGGATTAGGTATTTATATATTTATAGATCAAACTTCTAGTTCAAAATCTTCATCATCTTATCAAGAAAATTCCGAACAAACTGGATACAGCATTACAAAATCCGATGACAATCTCTATCCTTTAGGGCAGGGCAGTAATATATGGGATGAGGCACTTTCTCCATTTCAAGGAGAAGATAAGAAAAGCTATCTTGAAATCGTTTCTGATCTCAAATCTGGCAAAATCAATTTTGTCTGGGAAGTATGGGCGTTGCGAAGCAATTGTCCTAAAGATTATACTCCTAGCCAATGTGATGGAACCATACTTGCGTACATAGAAGCAAATTACGAGAGTCCCGATCGCGAAAAAATAAAAGATCTATATCTTAGCTATTTTAAATACGAAAGTGATATTCGACAGATGCAAACTCCGGAAGGAATTAGTTTCGAAGATCGTTATGAACTCATAAAAGATAAACGAAGAAAAATGTTAGGTGATGAGAAATCTGAGCTTATCTTTGGAATGGAAGAAGCCCAAGTGAATTTTATGGAAGGCGCACAGAATTTTATACAATCTTCCAAGAATATGAGACCAGATGAACGAGTTAAGAAGTACGAAGAACTTCGTAAAAAAACCTACGGATCTTATTATGACAACGTTATGAACCGAGAGGATAAATTCAATCACTACGAAACAGAGATTCTTCTTCGTGAGAATGAATTAAAAGGTCTTTCTGCAGAAGAAAAAGAGAAAAAGCTCAACACCTTAGAAATCAAATACTTCGGCAAAGAGAAAGCAGCTTTGATCTCAAAGGCACGAAGTGACCAGCAGAAAGAAGAAAAAATTCTTGCTGATCTTTCTAAGCAAGAAGCAGAACTATTGAATAAGTATCCCAATATGTCGGATAAAGAGCGTGATTCAAAGATTCAGGAACTAAGAGTTAAGGCTTTGGGTTCAGAAGAAGCTGAAGCCTATACAAGGCGACTCAAGTTCGAAAAAGAAACCGAAGGCAATCTATAA